One genomic window of Elaeis guineensis isolate ETL-2024a chromosome 2, EG11, whole genome shotgun sequence includes the following:
- the LOC105051558 gene encoding putative disease resistance protein RGA4 isoform X2 encodes MDMGKIVMTVGGWFASYVGNKLADKVSQHLEDQSMADMRYGLFTGVKPVVEDVAARLSRIREVIQAAEGRPIRDPALATWLRELKDAAYEADDVLDEHEFKELHQKLFNKRKVSDFVPSLVKFLEHLIMSDDDLEKLRNLVGNLDKIYTNINYMEEQLKHYSSNQRSVTRETSSIIDVLVFGRDKERDMILDKLHLVDGPESRKTFEAGSSSNPSPAVLPSLGVLPIVGVGGVGKTTLAQIIYNDKRVARHFEMRKWVYVSDDFDVKRISKELVYDSIDHLTSTHISMDHILGRLKDATTNQRFLFVLDDVWDETGSKWEKLRSALTSGAKGSMVLVTTQSPVVAKVMGTMDPIKLNCLQEDDYWRLFEHCAFGDQILEEEGREKLQAIGRKISEKLHGLPLAGRVLGSLLKTKLDEDHWKMILESEWWEHEYVLDNILPSLALSYEHLNANLKQCFTYCSIFPKSYMFEKDQLVEMWMAQGFVQSKNQERMRMEDIGRQIFNELTSRYFFLPTQTGKYVMHDLIREVAVSVSLDECLVISDEKAEIPATIRHLTLRTSNTNAFSEMCKPQNRRSILFFADYGSKKSYNDMLEKSKSLRVLDLSCSQMKLRKLPKAISRLSHLRYLDISHTMIQELPNSFGELCHLQVLNIRSCYITSFPKSMNKLINLRHLYGDVDTISKIIGIGDLINLQELEEFRVKKEQGHEIRELERLKNLRRQLCIKNLENVESEKEAMKAMLKDKEHLTILHLEWNSDAGSLPEVEKEIFEGLQPHPNIEELEIKRYGGIRFPTWMVENKFLTNLELIGLESCGRLESIPPLGQLPSLKDLHIEYMPAIRKIGPEFYGDSGVAFPSLEVLIFNVFNEWEEWLGADGTQILPRLRNLFLHDCIKLRKVPLLFLSSSLVELDIKDCCDFGSALPGCLQGLTSLINLRIIRYAAQVSLCLSNLHALRHLHLEDCPEMKLVGGLQFLTALELLHLTGCPKLIDSSERGQLHEQQGPRTLNRLNMDDTILLQHLWILLGSLHSLQHLWIHPGHRMTNFTEGHELWFRQLTSLQILDIEDSRSLESLPTSLVNFSTIRTLTMRTCPNVSSLPENDLPTSLKELHIMGCPLLKDRCLRGGADWLKIAHIPFICIDGEKIQQP; translated from the coding sequence CGGTACGGTCTATTCACGGGTGTTAAGCCTGTGGTGGAGGATGTGGCGGCGAGACTTTCTCGTATCCGAGAAGTGATCCAAGCAGCGGAGGGAAGGCCGATCAGGGACCCAGCTCTGGCCACATGGCTGAGGGAACTCAAAGATGCTGCCTACGAAGCCGACGATGTGCTGGATGAGCATGAATTCAAAGAGCTTCATCAGAAGCTGTTCAACAAGAGAAAGGTGAGTGACTTTGTACCCTCTCTTGTTAAGTTTCTCGAGCATTTGATAATGTCCGACGATGACCTGGAAAAGTTGAGGAATCTTGTGGGAAATCTTGACAAGATTTATACTAATATCAATTACATGGAAGAACAATTGAAGCATTACAGCTCAAACCAGAGAAGTGTGACCAGAGAGACCAGCTCGATTATCGATGTCCTTGTGTTTGGGAGAGACAAAGAGAGAGACATGATATTAGATAAGTTGCATTTAGTTGATGGACCAGAATCTCGCAAGACATTTGAGGCTGGGAGTAGTAGCAATCCGAGTCCTGCTGTTCTTCCGAGTCTTGGTGTTCTTCCTATAGTAGGCGTTGGGGGTGTTGGCAAGACTACTCTGGCTCAAATTATCTATAACGATAAAAGAGTAGCAAGGCATTTTGAGATGAGGAAGTGGGTCTATGTGTCTGACGATTTTGATGTCAAGCGGATTTCCAAGGAGCTGGTATATGACTCGATAGACCACCTAACCTCCACTCATATTAGTATGGATCATATTCTAGGGAGACTTAAAGATGCTACGACGAACCAGAGGTTTTTGTTTGTCCTTGATGACGTGTGGGATGAGACTGGTAGCAAGTGGGAAAAACTCCGTAGTGCCTTGACATCCGGAGCAAAAGGAAGCATGGTTCTGGTGACAACTCAAAGTCCGGTTGTAGCAAAAGTAATGGGCACAATGGACCCGATAAAGTTGAACTGTCTACAGGAAGATGACTACTGGAGACTTTTTGAACATTGTGCATTTGGTGACCAAATTCTTGAGGAAGAGGGAAGGGAAAAATTGCAAGCAATAGGAAGGAAAATATCTGAAAAACTGCACGGTTTACCTCTAGCTGGAAGGGTACTGGGAAGTTTATTGAAGACCAAATTAGATGAGGATCACTGGAAGATGATCTTAGAAAGTGAGTGGTGGGAACATGAATATGTTTTAGATAATATCCTTCCATCTCTGGCTTTAAGTTATGAACACTTGAATGCAAATCTGAAGCAATGCTTCACTTATTGTTCCATATTTCCCAAGAGCTATATGTTTGAAAAAGATCAGTTAGTCGAGATGTGGATGGCTCAAGGCTTTGTCCAGAGCAAGAATCAGGAAAGAATGAGGATGGAGGACATTGGGAGACAGATATTTAACGAATTAACTAGCCGGTACTTCTTTCTACCTACTCAGACTGGCAAGTATGTGATGCATGATCTGATAAGAGAAGTCGCAGTTTCTGTTTCATTAGATGAATGTTTGGTTATTAGTGACGAGAAAGCAGAAATTCCCGCAACAATTCGCCACTTGACTCTGAGGACTTCTAACACGAATGCATTTAGCGAGATGTGTAAACCTCAAAATCGACGGTCCATTTTATTCTTTGCTGATTATGGTTCTAAAAAATCATACAACGACATGTTAGAGAAATCAAAAAGCCTGCGTGTTTTGGATTTATCTTGCAGTCAGATGAAGCTGAGGAAGCTACCAAAGGCTATCAGTAGGTTGTCACATCTACGGTACTTAGATATCTCCCACACCATGATCCAAGAGCTGCCAAATTCATTTGGTGAGCTTTGCCATCTGCAAGTTCTGAACATACGATCCTGCTACATCACAAGTTTTCCAAAAAGCATGAACAAATTAATCAACTTGCGCCATTTATATGGAGATGTGGACACGATTTCAAAAATTATTGGGATTGGAGATCTTATCAATCTTCAAGAATTAGAGGAATTCCGAGTCAAAAAGGAGCAGGGACATGAGATTCGAGAGTTGGAGCGCTTGAAAAATCTTCGGAGACAGCTTTGCATCAAGAATCTCGAGAATGTTGAGAGTGAGAAGGAGGCCATGAAGGCGATGCTGAAAGACAAAGAGCACCTAACCATATTGCATTTAGAATGGAACTCTGATGCAGGAAGTCTTCCTGAAGTGGAGAAGGAGATATTTGAAGGACTCCAACCACATCCCAATATTGAAGAGCTGGAGATCAAGCGCTACGGGGGTATCAGATTTCCAACTTGGATGGTGGAAAATAAGTTTCTAACCAATCTAGAATTGATTGGTCTAGAATCTTGTGGCAGGTTGGAGAGTATCCCGCCACTAGGGCAGCTGCCTTCCCTCAAGGATCTTCATATTGAATACATGCCTGCCATAAGAAAAATTGGTCCTGAATTTTATGGTGACAGTGGTGTGGCATTTCCATCCCTGGAGGTACTAATATTTAATGTCTTCAATGAATGGGAGGAGTGGTTGGGAGCAGATGGCACACAAATTTTGCCTCGCCTCCGTAACCTCTTCCTCCATGATTGCATTAAGCTAAGGAAAGTACCTCTCCTCTTCCTGTCCTCATCGCTGGTAGAGCTCGATATCAAAGACTGTTGTGACTTCGGCAGTGCACTGCCCGGATGTCTGCAAGGTCTCACCTCTCTCATCAATCTAAGAATCATTCGTTACGCCGCCCAAGTGTCTCTTTGCTTATCAAATTTGCACGCTCTCAGACATTTGCACCTTGAGGATTGCCCAGAGATGAAGTTAGTTGGTGGGTTACAGTTCCTTACTGCTCTTGAATTACTGCATCTTACAGGATGTCCTAAGCTCATCGACTCCTCGGAGCGTGGGCAGCTGCACGAACAGCAAGGACCGCGAACTCTCAATCGTCTCAACATGGACGACACAATCCTACTTCAACATCTGTGGATTCTGTTGGGAAGCCTCCACTCGCTACAGCATTTGTGGATTCATCCTGGTCATCGTATGACGAACTTTACAGAGGGACATGAGCTGTGGTTCCGGCAGCTGACATCCCTTCAAATCCTGGATATTGAAGACAGCCGAAGCCTTGAAAGCCTTCCTACTTCTTTGGTAAATTTTTCCACTATCAGGACGCTGACTATGCGCACCTGCCCCAACGTTAGCTCATTGCCAGAGAATGACTTGCCTACTTCGCTCAAAGAATTACATATCATGGGATGCCCTTTGTTGAAGGACCGATGCCTGAGAGGAGGAGCTGATTGGCTAAAAATTGCTCACATACCTTTCATATGTATTGATGGCGAAAAAATACAACAACCATGA
- the LOC105051558 gene encoding putative disease resistance protein RGA4 isoform X1 → MEKIGMMVGELMVSYVFNRLADMVSVRLEERYGLFTGVKPVVEDVAARLSRIREVIQAAEGRPIRDPALATWLRELKDAAYEADDVLDEHEFKELHQKLFNKRKVSDFVPSLVKFLEHLIMSDDDLEKLRNLVGNLDKIYTNINYMEEQLKHYSSNQRSVTRETSSIIDVLVFGRDKERDMILDKLHLVDGPESRKTFEAGSSSNPSPAVLPSLGVLPIVGVGGVGKTTLAQIIYNDKRVARHFEMRKWVYVSDDFDVKRISKELVYDSIDHLTSTHISMDHILGRLKDATTNQRFLFVLDDVWDETGSKWEKLRSALTSGAKGSMVLVTTQSPVVAKVMGTMDPIKLNCLQEDDYWRLFEHCAFGDQILEEEGREKLQAIGRKISEKLHGLPLAGRVLGSLLKTKLDEDHWKMILESEWWEHEYVLDNILPSLALSYEHLNANLKQCFTYCSIFPKSYMFEKDQLVEMWMAQGFVQSKNQERMRMEDIGRQIFNELTSRYFFLPTQTGKYVMHDLIREVAVSVSLDECLVISDEKAEIPATIRHLTLRTSNTNAFSEMCKPQNRRSILFFADYGSKKSYNDMLEKSKSLRVLDLSCSQMKLRKLPKAISRLSHLRYLDISHTMIQELPNSFGELCHLQVLNIRSCYITSFPKSMNKLINLRHLYGDVDTISKIIGIGDLINLQELEEFRVKKEQGHEIRELERLKNLRRQLCIKNLENVESEKEAMKAMLKDKEHLTILHLEWNSDAGSLPEVEKEIFEGLQPHPNIEELEIKRYGGIRFPTWMVENKFLTNLELIGLESCGRLESIPPLGQLPSLKDLHIEYMPAIRKIGPEFYGDSGVAFPSLEVLIFNVFNEWEEWLGADGTQILPRLRNLFLHDCIKLRKVPLLFLSSSLVELDIKDCCDFGSALPGCLQGLTSLINLRIIRYAAQVSLCLSNLHALRHLHLEDCPEMKLVGGLQFLTALELLHLTGCPKLIDSSERGQLHEQQGPRTLNRLNMDDTILLQHLWILLGSLHSLQHLWIHPGHRMTNFTEGHELWFRQLTSLQILDIEDSRSLESLPTSLVNFSTIRTLTMRTCPNVSSLPENDLPTSLKELHIMGCPLLKDRCLRGGADWLKIAHIPFICIDGEKIQQP, encoded by the coding sequence ATGGAGAAGATCGGAATGATGGTCGGAGAATTGATGGTATCCTACGTCTTCAATAGACTGGCTGACATGGTTTCGGTGCGTTTGGAGGAGCGGTACGGTCTATTCACGGGTGTTAAGCCTGTGGTGGAGGATGTGGCGGCGAGACTTTCTCGTATCCGAGAAGTGATCCAAGCAGCGGAGGGAAGGCCGATCAGGGACCCAGCTCTGGCCACATGGCTGAGGGAACTCAAAGATGCTGCCTACGAAGCCGACGATGTGCTGGATGAGCATGAATTCAAAGAGCTTCATCAGAAGCTGTTCAACAAGAGAAAGGTGAGTGACTTTGTACCCTCTCTTGTTAAGTTTCTCGAGCATTTGATAATGTCCGACGATGACCTGGAAAAGTTGAGGAATCTTGTGGGAAATCTTGACAAGATTTATACTAATATCAATTACATGGAAGAACAATTGAAGCATTACAGCTCAAACCAGAGAAGTGTGACCAGAGAGACCAGCTCGATTATCGATGTCCTTGTGTTTGGGAGAGACAAAGAGAGAGACATGATATTAGATAAGTTGCATTTAGTTGATGGACCAGAATCTCGCAAGACATTTGAGGCTGGGAGTAGTAGCAATCCGAGTCCTGCTGTTCTTCCGAGTCTTGGTGTTCTTCCTATAGTAGGCGTTGGGGGTGTTGGCAAGACTACTCTGGCTCAAATTATCTATAACGATAAAAGAGTAGCAAGGCATTTTGAGATGAGGAAGTGGGTCTATGTGTCTGACGATTTTGATGTCAAGCGGATTTCCAAGGAGCTGGTATATGACTCGATAGACCACCTAACCTCCACTCATATTAGTATGGATCATATTCTAGGGAGACTTAAAGATGCTACGACGAACCAGAGGTTTTTGTTTGTCCTTGATGACGTGTGGGATGAGACTGGTAGCAAGTGGGAAAAACTCCGTAGTGCCTTGACATCCGGAGCAAAAGGAAGCATGGTTCTGGTGACAACTCAAAGTCCGGTTGTAGCAAAAGTAATGGGCACAATGGACCCGATAAAGTTGAACTGTCTACAGGAAGATGACTACTGGAGACTTTTTGAACATTGTGCATTTGGTGACCAAATTCTTGAGGAAGAGGGAAGGGAAAAATTGCAAGCAATAGGAAGGAAAATATCTGAAAAACTGCACGGTTTACCTCTAGCTGGAAGGGTACTGGGAAGTTTATTGAAGACCAAATTAGATGAGGATCACTGGAAGATGATCTTAGAAAGTGAGTGGTGGGAACATGAATATGTTTTAGATAATATCCTTCCATCTCTGGCTTTAAGTTATGAACACTTGAATGCAAATCTGAAGCAATGCTTCACTTATTGTTCCATATTTCCCAAGAGCTATATGTTTGAAAAAGATCAGTTAGTCGAGATGTGGATGGCTCAAGGCTTTGTCCAGAGCAAGAATCAGGAAAGAATGAGGATGGAGGACATTGGGAGACAGATATTTAACGAATTAACTAGCCGGTACTTCTTTCTACCTACTCAGACTGGCAAGTATGTGATGCATGATCTGATAAGAGAAGTCGCAGTTTCTGTTTCATTAGATGAATGTTTGGTTATTAGTGACGAGAAAGCAGAAATTCCCGCAACAATTCGCCACTTGACTCTGAGGACTTCTAACACGAATGCATTTAGCGAGATGTGTAAACCTCAAAATCGACGGTCCATTTTATTCTTTGCTGATTATGGTTCTAAAAAATCATACAACGACATGTTAGAGAAATCAAAAAGCCTGCGTGTTTTGGATTTATCTTGCAGTCAGATGAAGCTGAGGAAGCTACCAAAGGCTATCAGTAGGTTGTCACATCTACGGTACTTAGATATCTCCCACACCATGATCCAAGAGCTGCCAAATTCATTTGGTGAGCTTTGCCATCTGCAAGTTCTGAACATACGATCCTGCTACATCACAAGTTTTCCAAAAAGCATGAACAAATTAATCAACTTGCGCCATTTATATGGAGATGTGGACACGATTTCAAAAATTATTGGGATTGGAGATCTTATCAATCTTCAAGAATTAGAGGAATTCCGAGTCAAAAAGGAGCAGGGACATGAGATTCGAGAGTTGGAGCGCTTGAAAAATCTTCGGAGACAGCTTTGCATCAAGAATCTCGAGAATGTTGAGAGTGAGAAGGAGGCCATGAAGGCGATGCTGAAAGACAAAGAGCACCTAACCATATTGCATTTAGAATGGAACTCTGATGCAGGAAGTCTTCCTGAAGTGGAGAAGGAGATATTTGAAGGACTCCAACCACATCCCAATATTGAAGAGCTGGAGATCAAGCGCTACGGGGGTATCAGATTTCCAACTTGGATGGTGGAAAATAAGTTTCTAACCAATCTAGAATTGATTGGTCTAGAATCTTGTGGCAGGTTGGAGAGTATCCCGCCACTAGGGCAGCTGCCTTCCCTCAAGGATCTTCATATTGAATACATGCCTGCCATAAGAAAAATTGGTCCTGAATTTTATGGTGACAGTGGTGTGGCATTTCCATCCCTGGAGGTACTAATATTTAATGTCTTCAATGAATGGGAGGAGTGGTTGGGAGCAGATGGCACACAAATTTTGCCTCGCCTCCGTAACCTCTTCCTCCATGATTGCATTAAGCTAAGGAAAGTACCTCTCCTCTTCCTGTCCTCATCGCTGGTAGAGCTCGATATCAAAGACTGTTGTGACTTCGGCAGTGCACTGCCCGGATGTCTGCAAGGTCTCACCTCTCTCATCAATCTAAGAATCATTCGTTACGCCGCCCAAGTGTCTCTTTGCTTATCAAATTTGCACGCTCTCAGACATTTGCACCTTGAGGATTGCCCAGAGATGAAGTTAGTTGGTGGGTTACAGTTCCTTACTGCTCTTGAATTACTGCATCTTACAGGATGTCCTAAGCTCATCGACTCCTCGGAGCGTGGGCAGCTGCACGAACAGCAAGGACCGCGAACTCTCAATCGTCTCAACATGGACGACACAATCCTACTTCAACATCTGTGGATTCTGTTGGGAAGCCTCCACTCGCTACAGCATTTGTGGATTCATCCTGGTCATCGTATGACGAACTTTACAGAGGGACATGAGCTGTGGTTCCGGCAGCTGACATCCCTTCAAATCCTGGATATTGAAGACAGCCGAAGCCTTGAAAGCCTTCCTACTTCTTTGGTAAATTTTTCCACTATCAGGACGCTGACTATGCGCACCTGCCCCAACGTTAGCTCATTGCCAGAGAATGACTTGCCTACTTCGCTCAAAGAATTACATATCATGGGATGCCCTTTGTTGAAGGACCGATGCCTGAGAGGAGGAGCTGATTGGCTAAAAATTGCTCACATACCTTTCATATGTATTGATGGCGAAAAAATACAACAACCATGA